TATAACGGCGTGGACTTGAAAAAGCACTTCTGAATGTCGCGTCGTTGGATTGTCCTGCTGAAAGTAATCGTTTGGGCGCTCTGCCTTTGCCCGGTGAGTCTTCTTGCCTGGAAGGCAACTCACGATGAGCTTGGGGCCAACCCGCTTAGCGAAGTCACGCTCTCAACCGGCCACTGGACGCTGTACCTTCTGCTCACTACTCTCGCGATATCCCCGTTGCGAAAAATCACAGGCATCAACTGGCTCATTCGTTTCCGCCGGTTGGTCGGCTTGTTCGCGTTCCTTTACGGCTGCCTTCACCTGATGACGTATTTGTGGTTTGACAAGTTCTTCGACGTGCATGAAATCGTGAAAGACATCTACAAGCGTCCATTCATCACTGCGGGAATGACAGCATGGACGCTCATGCTTCCGCTGGCGCTTACTTCCACGGCAGCGTCCATTCGCTGGCTTGGAGGGAAGCGGTGGCAAGCCTTGCACCGGCTGGTATATGCGAGTGCAATCGCGGGTGTCGTCCACTTCTGGTGGTTGGTGAAGCGCGATCTCACCCGACCGGAAATAATGGCGGCCATCCTCACGCTGTTGTTTGGATTTCGAGTTGTCGATCGTGTGCTGGCAAACCGAAACGTACGACCTGCCACTGTCTCTCAGGACGCTGATTAGCCCGGGTCCTACTCGGGCAGAGATTGGAGCTTTCACCCGTGGAACGAGGTAGGAGGTTCGAAGAATTGCCTCGTAAAAAACTTTAGGGGACGCTCTTCGCGTCCCCCGTTTCTACTTTGCCTTGACAGCTCTTACTTTTTCTTCTTTGCTGTCTTCTTCGCGGCTTTCTTCTTGGTTGCCATTTTCTATTCTCCCTTTCGATTGTTCAATCGAGTTCGCAACGATCTTTTGTTGCAATTGTTGAATGTATAGAGTCATTGAAAAACTATGTCAAGCAAAAAATGGTTGACGTAAGTTGCTCTTTGAGTTCTACGTCGCGTAAAAAATTACGCGAGGAAGGTTTTCGCGAGCGATTCGTGATGCGTTCGAGTGAAGAATCGCACTCGCCAGAATTCTTCGATCACTTGATTACCCCGCTTTTTATCAGCCTTTGCGCGATCATCAGAAGTATTCCCTGAAAGCTGTCGTGCCATGCATGCGCCATCATTCCCGGACGCAGACTCTTCCGCAGAATGGCCAACGTACCAAACATTGCGCCGTAAACAAAAATGAGCAACATGCGTTGTTTGCCCTCGTATCCGTGCGAAAGACCGAAGATCGCAGCCGAGACCAGCATGCCCACCCACACGTTGCGTAACAGAGTCGAGAATTGTCGCTGAAAATATCCGCGGAAGACGATCTCTTCAACAAAGCCTGCAGTCGTGCTCATGCAGATCCAAAGAATGAGTTCGGCTGCACTACGCGGAGCTAGCAGTTGAATCGTCTTCTTTCCTTCATCAAGCGCGCCGGGACTTGCCATGTGCATGGCATAGCCCAATCCGATAAGCACGGCGTACGAGAGAATCCAAAATCCGAAGGCAACCGCAACGTCGAGCAGAAAATCCTCAAACGTACTCCATCTTCCACCAACCACTTCGCGCAGCTTCATTCGCGCGAAGCGCATTCCCAAATACGTCAGGCCAAGAAGCACCAACTCTGTAGCAATCGTGACGCTGTAAAAGACAACATGACCGAATCGCTTTGCGAACTCTCCTTGCTTATCGGCTCCGCTGTACGACATGAACAGCATCACACCAGCCAATGCGAACGTATAACCGTATTGCCAGAGCGGAGGGCGCTGAGACTCCTCGTCAATCGGCTGCCCAAGAGTTCCAGACAGGGCTGAAGGGGAAGTAATGGAATCGTTCAATCGAGTTCCTCGTGAATCAAGTCGCTCATGCAGGCCATCTTATAATGGATGGTTTGGCTTTCAGCCAATCCAGTTCGATAGTCCCTGATCTGTTGTGAACTGCACATTTCTGTTGAGGCCATCATGGAAGACGTAGTCATCGTTTCTGCAGTACGAACTCCAATCGGCAAGTTTCAAGGATCTCTTTCCGACCTCAGCGCGCCGCAGCTAGGCGCATTGGTGGTGAAAGAAGCTGTTAGCCGTGCCCATCTCGATCCGAAACTAATAGACGAGTGCATCATGGGCAATGTGATCTCTGCGGGCTTGGGACAGAATCCTGCGCGACAGGCGGCCCTTGGCGGAGCCCTGCCGCCTGAAGTCGCCGCACTCACCATAAACAAAGTTTGTGGCTCGGGACTGAAGGCAATTGGACTTGCGGCGCAAGGCATTCAAACCGGGAATGCGGAAATCGTAGTGGCCGGCGGCATGGAGTCAATGACAAACGCTCCTTATCTCTTGCCACAGGCGCGCAAAGGATATCGCCTGGGCAATTCACAAATCGTTGATTCGATGGTGAACGACGGCCTCTGGGACGTTTACAACAACTACCACATGGGAATGACCGGCGAGAACGTTGCCGAGAAGTACGGCATTACGCGAGAGCAACAGGACGAGTTTGCCGTGAACTCGCATCGCAAAGCGATTCAGGCGTGGAAGGAATGCCGCTTCAAATCGCAAGTCATGCCCGTGGAACTTCCTGCGCGCAAGAAGGGCGATCCGGCAGTGATCTTCGAAAAAGATGAGGGTCCGCGTGAGGACACGACCGCCGAGACGCTTCGATCCCTGAAGCCCGCGTTCAAGAAAGACGGCACCGTAACCGCAGGCAATGCCTCAACGATCAACGACGGAGCGGCCGCAGTGGTAGTGATGCCTGCCCGCAAGGCCAAAGATCTCGGGCTACAACCAATGGCACGCATCGTTGCGCAAGCCACCAGTGGAGTCGATCCGAAGTGGGTAATGATGGCGCCCGTCGACGGGGTCCGCAAACTTTGGCAGAAAACGGGATGGAAAGCGGACGACGTCGATCTCTATGAACTCAATGAGGCATTCTCCGTACAGTCGGTCGCAGTCGTGCGCGAGCTCGGCATCGATATGGACAAAGTGAACGTCAATGGCGGAGCCGTCGCGCTCGGCCACCCCATAGGAGCGAGCGGCGCGCGTGTACTGGTGACGTTGCTTTATGAACTGATTCGCCGGAATGCGCACAAAGGAATCGCGGCGCTCTGTCTGGGCGGCGGAAATTCCGTGGCGATGGCGATTGAACGGTAGCTTTACGTCTTTGTCATTCCGAAGCGAAGCGAGGAATCCCTATAGTACCCATGCTGCGCGCGGTAACCCATGCCTGTATGCACGAGAGTGCATGGGTACAGTAGGGATTCCTCACCGCCAAAAAACGGCGGTTCGGAATGACAATGAAAGAGGCGTCACTCCACTACAACCGATTTTGACAAATGCCGTGGCTGGTCCACGTCCCTGCCCTTCAGCACGGCCACGTGATACGCAAGAAGCTGGAGCGGCACAACTTCCAGAATGGGCTGTAACAACACCGGAACATCCGGTACTTCAACCACATGTTTCGTCACCTTGGGCGTCTCGGTATCGCCTTCGCTGATCACCGCAAGCACCGGAGTACCGCGCTCGCCGATCTCGCGGATGTTTGAGATCGTCTTCTCATAGCGGAGACGAGAAGCTGGATCGGACTTGTCACGCGTTGCGAGCACAACCAACGGCAAACTCTCGTCGATCATCGCGCTCGGCCCATGCTTCATCTCACCAGTCGGATATCCCTCAGCATGGATGTATGAGACTTCTTTCAGCTTGAGTGCACCCTCGAGCGCGATCGGGTAATCGATGTCACGCCCCAAGAACAGGAACGATTCATACTGAGCAAATACGCGGGCAAGGGCCAGACATTGTTGATCCTGCTTCAACACGCGCTGAAGCTCATCGGGTAGCTTCCGCGCCTTGCGTAATGCCGCGTCCACCGCAGCGTCGGAGCTTCCTCGCACGCGGGCAATATGGGCTGCCAACAAGAAGAGGGCAGTCAGTTGTGTGGTAAA
The genomic region above belongs to Terriglobales bacterium and contains:
- a CDS encoding type II CAAX endopeptidase family protein, with protein sequence MNDSITSPSALSGTLGQPIDEESQRPPLWQYGYTFALAGVMLFMSYSGADKQGEFAKRFGHVVFYSVTIATELVLLGLTYLGMRFARMKLREVVGGRWSTFEDFLLDVAVAFGFWILSYAVLIGLGYAMHMASPGALDEGKKTIQLLAPRSAAELILWICMSTTAGFVEEIVFRGYFQRQFSTLLRNVWVGMLVSAAIFGLSHGYEGKQRMLLIFVYGAMFGTLAILRKSLRPGMMAHAWHDSFQGILLMIAQRLIKSGVIK
- the glmS gene encoding glutamine--fructose-6-phosphate transaminase (isomerizing), encoding MHTNSQSKPDKNGFPHYMLKEIYEQPEAVRETIEACVNSAGHIALPGSGISDEEVRKLRKIDIAASGTSRHAGLAGEFMIERMTGIPVEVDFASQYCYRDPIVEPCELAVFISQSGTTVDTVAALHVARNKGAKTLAICNVADTPLTRDADAMLLTYAGIETSIAATKSFTTQLTALFLLAAHIARVRGSSDAAVDAALRKARKLPDELQRVLKQDQQCLALARVFAQYESFLFLGRDIDYPIALEGALKLKEVSYIHAEGYPTGEMKHGPSAMIDESLPLVVLATRDKSDPASRLRYEKTISNIREIGERGTPVLAVISEGDTETPKVTKHVVEVPDVPVLLQPILEVVPLQLLAYHVAVLKGRDVDQPRHLSKSVVVE
- a CDS encoding acetyl-CoA C-acetyltransferase gives rise to the protein MEDVVIVSAVRTPIGKFQGSLSDLSAPQLGALVVKEAVSRAHLDPKLIDECIMGNVISAGLGQNPARQAALGGALPPEVAALTINKVCGSGLKAIGLAAQGIQTGNAEIVVAGGMESMTNAPYLLPQARKGYRLGNSQIVDSMVNDGLWDVYNNYHMGMTGENVAEKYGITREQQDEFAVNSHRKAIQAWKECRFKSQVMPVELPARKKGDPAVIFEKDEGPREDTTAETLRSLKPAFKKDGTVTAGNASTINDGAAAVVVMPARKAKDLGLQPMARIVAQATSGVDPKWVMMAPVDGVRKLWQKTGWKADDVDLYELNEAFSVQSVAVVRELGIDMDKVNVNGGAVALGHPIGASGARVLVTLLYELIRRNAHKGIAALCLGGGNSVAMAIER
- a CDS encoding protein-methionine-sulfoxide reductase heme-binding subunit MsrQ, whose translation is MSRRWIVLLKVIVWALCLCPVSLLAWKATHDELGANPLSEVTLSTGHWTLYLLLTTLAISPLRKITGINWLIRFRRLVGLFAFLYGCLHLMTYLWFDKFFDVHEIVKDIYKRPFITAGMTAWTLMLPLALTSTAASIRWLGGKRWQALHRLVYASAIAGVVHFWWLVKRDLTRPEIMAAILTLLFGFRVVDRVLANRNVRPATVSQDAD